A genomic region of Eucalyptus grandis isolate ANBG69807.140 chromosome 5, ASM1654582v1, whole genome shotgun sequence contains the following coding sequences:
- the LOC104445169 gene encoding 40S ribosomal protein S18 produces the protein MSLVANEEFQHILRVLNTNVDGKQKIMFALTSIKGIGRRFANIVCKKADVDMNKRAGELTAAELDNLMVIVANPRQFKIPDWFLNRKKDYKDGKYSQVVSNALDMKLRDDLERLKKIRNHRGLRHYWGLRVRGQHTKTTGRRGKTVGVSKKR, from the exons ATG TCGCTCGTGGCGAACGAGGAGTTCCAGCACATCCTGCGTGTGCTGAACACCAACGTCGATGGGAAGCAGAAGATCATGTTCGCCCTCACCTCCATCAAGGGTATCGGCCGCCGCTTCGCCAACATCGTCTGCAAGAAGGCCGACGTCGACATGAACAAGAG GGCTGGTGAATTGACTGCTGCTGAGCTAGACAACCTCATGGTCATTGTTGCCAACCCACGCCAATTTAAGATTCCAGACTGGTTTTTGAATAGAAAGAAGGATTACAAGGATGGAAAGTACTCTCAGGTTGTCTCCAACGCATTGGACATGAAGCTGAGAGATGATTTGgagaggttgaagaagatcag GAACCACCGTGGTTTGAGGCACTACTGGGGCCTGCGTGTTCGTGGCCAGCACACAAAGACTACTGGACGTAGAGGAAAAACTGTTGGTGTCTCCAAGAAGCGTTGA
- the LOC104447102 gene encoding wall-associated receptor kinase-like 1 encodes MGNNSTFRYSRAKNYFVAGGCDNQALMVLDGNPGEVLGCKSSCDGGRHRTLGHYYCHSGTRGCCMTPITNNVGKYSVEFKSYEGKAIAPGGAKCRFAFLVEAAWWSRAHLNSLPLDVPVVLEWAITPDEEKLLSKRSNGHSNKNSVSCQTLKDSFHISCACNPGYEGNSFLPLGCQGVGTSVAAVVLSLLPWWSYEFIKRRRAAKLKQKFFKRNGGLILQQRLSSVEDNHTAKGKLFTSLELDMATDHFNENRILGHGAQGTVYKGMLTDGAIIAVKKSKVVDAEQVEQFVNEIVILSEINHRNVVKLLGFCLESEVPLLVYEFVPNGTLYQYLHNPCGGFPVPWEARLRIANEVAGALLYLHSIAAIPIYHRDIKSSNILLDEKYQAKVADFGASRSITIDQTHLTTKVQGTFGYLDPEYFRTSQFTDKSDVYSFGVVLVELLTGEKPISQSRAEEGRSLAMYFIISMEENCLFDVLDKEVLDQGKKEEIVIVSNLAKRCLNLNRRYRPTMKEVAMELEQVRSLENPVVAWQNDE; translated from the exons ATGGGCAATAACAGCACTTTCAGGTACTCCCGGGCTAAGAACTATTTTGTTGCCGGAGGTTGTGACAACCAGGCCTTGATGGTCCTCGATGGTAACCCAGGGGAGGTCCTAGGATGCAAGTCTTCCTGTGACGGCGGCAGACATAGGACTCTCGGGCATTACTACTGCCATTCTGGTACCCGTGGTTGTTGTATGACTCCGATCACCAATAATGTCGGCAAATACAGTGTGGAATTCAAGTCTTACGAGGGCAAAGCCATAGCGCCAGGGGGTGCGAAATGCAGGTTCGCGTTCTTGGTGGAGGCTGCATGGTGGTCTCGAGCTCATCTGAATAGTTTACCACTGGATGTTCCGGTGGTGCTTGAATGGGCGATCACCCCTGATGAGGAAAAGCTGCTGAGCAAACGAAGCAATGGGCACAGTAATAAAAACTCCGTCTCCTGCCAAACGCTCAAGGATTCTTTTCATATATCTTGTGCTTGCAATCCAGGCTACGAAGGgaattcttttcttccccttggATGCCAAG GTGTGGGCACCAGTGTCGCAGCCGTAGTATTATCTTTGCTTCCTTGGTGGTCGTACGAGTTCATCAAAAGAAGGCGCGCGGCAAAGCTCAAGCAAAAGTTCTTCAAACGTAATGGCGGACTTATCTTGCAACAACGCCTATCTTCTGTTGAAGACAATCACACGGCGAAAGGCAAGTTATTCACCTCATTGGAGTTAGACATGGCTACGGACCATTTTAATGAGAACCGGATACTAGGTCATGGTGCTCAAGGAACAGTTTATAAGGGAATGTTGACAGATGGAGCAATCATTGCGGTCAAGAAATCCAAAGTTGTTGATGCAGAGCAAGTCGAACAGTTTGTCAATGAGATCGTTATTCTCTCTGAAATCAATCATAGAAATGTGGTCAAGCTGTTGGGATTCTGTCTGGAGAGTGAAGTCCCTCTTTTGGTATATGAATTTGTTCCCAATGGAACTCTCTACCAATATCTTCATAATCCATGTGGAGGATTTCCTGTGCCGTGGGAGGCACGGTTAAGAATCGCCAATGAAGTTGCTGGAGCTCTTTTGTATTTGCACTCTATTGCGGCCATTCCCATTTATCATCGTGATATCAAGTCGTCGAATATACTTTTGGATGAAAAATATCAAGCCAAAGTGGCGGATTTTGGAGCTTCCAGATCAATTACCATTGACCAAACTCACTTGACCACAAAGGTGCAAGGAACCTTCGGATACTTGGACCCCGAATACTTCCGAACAAGTCAATTTACGGACAAGAGcgatgtctatagctttgggGTTGTCCTTGTCGAGCTACTAACAGGAGAAAAGCCAATTTCTCAATCGAGGGCAGAAGAGGGCAGAAGTTTAGCCATGTACTTCATCATTTCAATGGAGGAGAATTGCCTGTTCGACGTTCTTGACAAGGAGGTATTAGATCaaggcaagaaagaagaaattgttATTGTGTCTAATTTGGCAAAAAGATGCTTAAACCTTAACAGAAGATATCGACCTACAATGAAGGAAGTGGCAATGGAATTGGAGCAAGTAAGATCCCTCGAAAATCCTGTGGTTGCTTGGCAAAATGATGAATAG